A single window of Bombyx mori chromosome 9, ASM3026992v2 DNA harbors:
- the LOC101740468 gene encoding leucine-rich melanocyte differentiation-associated protein, with translation MEETHINNFALSFTNNVLSYCGQDCKKIPPALQKMYGAKVKCLDLSYNSIETLKGLEQFARLEELILDNNQLSDGIKFPKLPYLKTLSLNNNQIANLEDLVDKIRENFPVLSYLSLLSNKACPNQLSDVDKDDSDYQRYRYYVIYKIPHLRFLDSRRVTTTERREAAVRGEFMKVRRPPDVPDAGPSIASPVVAAGGQRPLPIDLSAVGKHKGAYGKCLYKYTGKHSEGNRFILNSDL, from the exons atggAGGAAACACACATTAACAATTTTGCTTTATCCTTCACCAATAACGTT CTAAGCTATTGCGGGCAAGACTGTAAAAAAATTCCACCGGCCTTACAGAAAATGTATGGTGCCAAAGTGAAATGTTTAGATCTAAG ttacAACAGTATCGAAACATTAAAGGGTCTCGAACAGTTCGCGAGGCTGGAGGAGTTGATTTTAGACAACAACCAGTTGAGTGACGGAATCAAGTTTCCAAAGTTGCCATATTTAAAAACTCTGTCCCTCAATAATAATCAG ATAGCCAATTTGGAGGATCTCGTTGATAAAATAAGGGAGAACTTCCCCGTGTTGTCTTACCTCAGTCTTCTAAGTAACAAAGCGTGTCCCAACCAACTTTCCGACGTTGACAAAGACGACTCCGACTACCAAAGATACAG GTACTATGTGATATACAAGATACCGCACCTGCGTTTTTTGGACTCACGTCGCGTCACCACCACTGAGCGCAGGGAGGCGGCAGTGCGCGGTGAGTTCATGAAGGTTCGGAGACCACCAGACGTACCGGATGCCGGACCCTCGATCGCTTCACCGGTCGTAGCCGCCGGAGGTCAACGACCCCTACCTATTGATCTCTCCGCGGTGGGCAAACACAAAG GTGCCTACGGTAAATGTCTATACAAGTACACGGGCAAACATTCAGAAGGAAACAGATTTATTCTCAACAGTGATTTGTAA